The region GCTCCTTGAGAGCGGATTGTAATATTTGGGAAAAGTTAACCTTTTCTTTTTCTGCAATATCGTTAAGCCATTTAGGTATGGTAAGGGTTTTCTTGATGGCTTTATTAGCCATTTCATCCCTGACGGGAAGCATCCAAGCTTCAATAAGGGCTAAAAATGCCCCTTTACTTAACCGGATATTTTCCGGAGGAGTAGGTTCAGGTATAAGGTCGTTGTCTTCTTCCATACCGTAAAGATGAAGCTCTAAGGCTTCTTTAGCCATATAGAGAGCTTCTTCCAACGTATCTCCTTCGGTAATGCATCCGGGCAGGTCAGGAAAGGTTACCATATAACCCTTGGTTTCTCCGGGCTCAAATATTGCAGGAAAAATGTATTTATCCATTAAAAATCACCTCTTTACACAATTGATATTTATTATTATCCAGCAGGATATCATTTTAATCCTGCCTGTTTTAATATACTGTTTAATGTTTTCGGGTCAAGGTCTTTTGAATGATAAGGTACGGTTACCTTGCCCGGCTTGGACAGATGAGTTAGTTGAATATGCGAACCGCGTTTATTTTTTA is a window of Bacillota bacterium DNA encoding:
- a CDS encoding type II toxin-antitoxin system HicB family antitoxin; its protein translation is MDKYIFPAIFEPGETKGYMVTFPDLPGCITEGDTLEEALYMAKEALELHLYGMEEDNDLIPEPTPPENIRLSKGAFLALIEAWMLPVRDEMANKAIKKTLTIPKWLNDIAEKEKVNFSQILQSALKEHLGIKERQS
- a CDS encoding type II toxin-antitoxin system HicA family toxin, producing the protein MKPKEILKILHKDGWVIKNKRGSHIQLTHLSKPGKVTVPYHSKDLDPKTLNSILKQAGLK